DNA from Leptospira harrisiae:
ACGCACTTCCCCTAGCCATTGCCACTTGGCAAGCTGTGGAACGAGTGGGGATGCCGGAAGGCCGCATTCCCCTCGGGCAATGTACAACTTTTCTTGCTTCGGCACCGAAGTCTAACGCGAGTTATCTGGCAATAGACAAAGCTTTGCAGTTGGTTCGAGAAAGAAAACGGGAATTTCAAATTCCAAACCATTTGCGTAATGCTCCCACAGCCACACATAAGAAGGAAGGGGCAGGAAAAGATTACCAATACCCCCACGATTTCCCAGGGCATTTCCTGAAAGAACGTTATTTTCCCACTGATTTTTATCCAGACATTCCCCAGTTTTATGCTCCGACAAACCAAGGTATGGAAAAGAATTTAAAGGAACAACTGGAGCGACTTTGGGGGGACCGGTATTGAGAATATATCTCAAATCGGCCGCAAAAATTACAAACGATCGAAATTAACACGAAAACAAAGGGGAAAATGATTCTCATCTTGACAATCGACCCCACTCGTGAGAGCATTTTCATACATGGGTTCTGCACCAGATAGTTTTGCGCCAATCCTTCTACAACTTTTACTCGGAGTCGGTTTTTCCGCTCTGATTTTGACCCTTGCCTTCCTCATCAATCCGAAGAAAAAATCAAAACCCCAAGATACCTTTGAATGTGGAGTTACCTATTACGGTGATGCGAGAGGACTCTTTAACATTAAGTTCTATCTTGTTGCGGTACTTTTTATCCTCTTCGATATTGAAGCCGTCTTTTTATATCCCTGGGCAGTGAACTTAATCAGCTTTAAAGAAGCGGGCCTTGGTACCTTCTTCCTTGTGGAGATGTTTTTCTTTTTACTCATACTTGTTGTGGGTCTATACTATATATGGAAAAAGGGAGCACTGGAATGGGATTAACAGAAACACTATCCAAACCGGGTGAGATGTTTGGCGACATGTTCCAAGTCGCTACATTGGATAACGTAGTCCAATGGGGACAAAGTTTTTCATTATGGCCTTATCCTTTTGCCACAGCTTGTTGTGGAATCGAATACATGAGTACTTCTTGTGCTGATTACGACATCGCTCGATTTGGTGCAGAACGTCCTTCCTTTTCACCACGCCAAGCCGATATGATTTTAGTTCTTGGAACCATCACATATAAAATGGCTCCCGTCTTACGCCAGATATACGACCAATTGGCAGAACCTAAATTTGTAATTTCTGTGGGTGCTTGTGCTTCTTCTGGTGGTATGTTTCACACCTACGGTGTGTTACAAGGTGTCGACCGAATCCTGCCTGTGGATGTTTATGTTCCTGGTTGTCCTCCTCGTCCAGAAGCACTCCTTGATGCCCTTGTCAAACTCCAAAAGAAAGTACAAGGACAAGGATTAGAAGCGAGACGCCAAGAAGTCATGAGAAAAATCGAAGAAATCAACGAACGTAACAAACCTCTCGTAGTGGCATGAAAGAAACAATTACTGAATACTTAAACTCGCGGTTTTCTGATGTTTTACTTCCACAAAGGGACATAAACACCAATTTGCTCTATTTTAGTATCAAAAAGGAAGCCCTCCCAACCATTGTACAAGCGTTAAAGGAACATCCTGAATTTGCTTTCACTTACCTAAATGATCTTACCTCCGTCGATTGGCTTGGAAAAAGAGAACCAAGGTTTGAAGTGGTATATTTACTTCGTTCTCCCAAGAACAAACACTTCCGTTTACAACTTCGCGTTCCTGTGGGAGAAGGGGATGAAGTTCCAAGTCTCGTTAGTATTTTCCCTGCAGCCAATTGGCCAGAGAGAGAAGTGTATGACCTTATGGGGATTCCGTTTTCCAACCACCCGCAGTTGGAAAGGCTCATCATGCCTGATAACTTTATAGGACATCCACTTCGTAAGGATTATCCGTTAGAGGGACCGGGACAGGATTATCTCATTGAAGACTTACTCACCATTCATGTGAACGAGGATATTACCGGTTAGGCGGTAGGAAATCATTATGGTAATGTACGAAAAAACAGCCGAACACTTTGGCCAGAAATTCAAAGACCTACCGGAAGGACATTTACTTGTCAACTTGGGACCCAGTCACCCCGCCACTCATGGTATTTTACAAAACGTAATCCAAATTGATGGAGAACGTGTGGTGGATACAGAATCCGTCATTGGATATGTCCATCGTTGTTTTGAAAAATTAGGCGAACGTTACGATTACAATCAGTTCTTAGTTTGTACTGATCGTATGAACTATGTATCCACTCCACTCAATAATATTGGTTGGATCCTAACCGTTGAAAAGATGATGCAGATCCAAGTTCCCGATCGTGTTACTTATGTAAGAATGATCATCTCTGAACTTTCTCGGATCATGGATCATATCATCTGCAATGGGATTATGGGTGTGGACCTTGGCGCTTTTTCTGGGTTACTCCATTTGTTTCATCATAGGGAAAACATTTATCAGATTCTAGAGAAGTTAACTGGCGCTAGGCTGACGACCACCTTTTGTCGTGTGGGCGGAATGGAACGTGATATTTATCCTGAATTCCAATCCGAAATCAAAACCATCATCAAAGGCCTGAAACCAGCTTTGGATGAATTCCAAGACCTA
Protein-coding regions in this window:
- a CDS encoding NADH-quinone oxidoreductase subunit D; its protein translation is MVMYEKTAEHFGQKFKDLPEGHLLVNLGPSHPATHGILQNVIQIDGERVVDTESVIGYVHRCFEKLGERYDYNQFLVCTDRMNYVSTPLNNIGWILTVEKMMQIQVPDRVTYVRMIISELSRIMDHIICNGIMGVDLGAFSGLLHLFHHRENIYQILEKLTGARLTTTFCRVGGMERDIYPEFQSEIKTIIKGLKPALDEFQDLLIRNKIFNERTAGIGGLSADRAIAYGFSGPNLRAAGVPWDVRKDDPYMFYDKVDFDIPVGEDGSALDRTLVRMEEMRQSMRIIEQLIDGIPEGPYHADVPHTFLPPKDRVYHNMEELIYHFKIIMHGVKVPPGEYYMSTEAANGELGFYVVSEGEKSPWRVHVRRPCFWYYQAFPELVKGGLLADTIATMSSLNVIAGELDC
- a CDS encoding NADH-quinone oxidoreductase subunit B, whose translation is MGLTETLSKPGEMFGDMFQVATLDNVVQWGQSFSLWPYPFATACCGIEYMSTSCADYDIARFGAERPSFSPRQADMILVLGTITYKMAPVLRQIYDQLAEPKFVISVGACASSGGMFHTYGVLQGVDRILPVDVYVPGCPPRPEALLDALVKLQKKVQGQGLEARRQEVMRKIEEINERNKPLVVA
- a CDS encoding NADH-quinone oxidoreductase subunit C, whose product is MKETITEYLNSRFSDVLLPQRDINTNLLYFSIKKEALPTIVQALKEHPEFAFTYLNDLTSVDWLGKREPRFEVVYLLRSPKNKHFRLQLRVPVGEGDEVPSLVSIFPAANWPEREVYDLMGIPFSNHPQLERLIMPDNFIGHPLRKDYPLEGPGQDYLIEDLLTIHVNEDITG
- a CDS encoding NADH-quinone oxidoreductase subunit A, producing the protein MGSAPDSFAPILLQLLLGVGFSALILTLAFLINPKKKSKPQDTFECGVTYYGDARGLFNIKFYLVAVLFILFDIEAVFLYPWAVNLISFKEAGLGTFFLVEMFFFLLILVVGLYYIWKKGALEWD